ACAGGACCCACAGCATTGTTCTAGGGAGTAGTTATCGTTCTATAAATCACTCCTACTGCTTTGGCCTCTCCCTTACATGCGAATGATCACTGAAACGTATCTAAATCATCCAACTTTTGGTCTACTCTACAGTCTTTGTGTGATTGATGCTAAGAGTGCGTTGTACACCACGCTTTATGCCCAACGGTTATTTTTTTTAGTTTCAACATCTGCAGAGCAGTTAGAGTTTTCTCCCATTACTCGACAAGAGGCTAAAGTCGCCGTAGAAAGTCGTCTCAGACTCCTTAGGCGATCGGGTACTCGCCAAGACTACGACCAACTTCAGCTTGTTCACCAACAAACTTTTCAATAATGCCTTCTCCGCAGCCATTGACCCTCACGGATCGAGTCATCTCCATTCAACGATCCTTGCCGGGATCCGTTCGCCTGATTGCTGTATCCAAATATATGCCGACTGCATTGATCCGAGAGGCCTATGATGCAGGTTTACGCGACTTTGGCGAAAGCCGGGTACAGGAAGCGATTCAGAAACAAGCAGAGCTACAGGATCTCTCAGAGCTCACTTGGCATCTCATTGGCCACCTTCAAAGCAATAAAGCCAAACTAGCGGTTCGTCACTTCGACTGGATTCACTCGGTAGATAGCTTAGCTTTAGCCCAACGCCTCAATCGGCTGGTTGCATCAGAGCAGAATTCACCTCAGTTATGTCTTCAAGTCAAACCTCTCCCAGATCCTGGCAAATTTGGTTGGACGTTTGCTGGTCTTAAAGCCGATCTACCTGCGTTAAAAGCCTGTGCCCATCTTCACTGGCGGGGATTAATGACGATATTACCGATGGGGTTATCGAGCCAGGAAATCTTAAATGCTTTTCATGAAACTCAACAGTTAGCTCAAGACATTACCCAGCAGTCCCCAGAGGATTTCACCTTACATGAGCTGTCCATGGGGATGTCCAATGATTATCAGTTGGCTGTTCAGGCTGGCGCCACAATGGTTCGAGTAGGCCGTCGTCTTTTCGGGGATCGGCCTCGGCCCTAAGCCATCCTTCTATATGGTGAGGCTGATGGCTTAACTCTGAACGCCATAGACAAGAAGGTCTTCACAAGTTTTTCCTGGGCGAATCACTATTCTATTCAAAGAGACCGTATCTATCTGAATGACAATGCGAATAGGAAGCCTCTGTAAAAGATGACAATTTCATAGGTTATGTAAAGGAAATGATTTCTTAATTTAAACTTTAGTTTCAACACTCGAATTGCTGATTTGCAATTAGATCATTGATGTATAATTCAATCTAAATTTTCCATACCATGGGATTTGTCGCAAAGAGCTGATTTTTTCTATAAAGATCAATCTTGGTAATTAAGGCGACAGTGGTATTGACAAATCAAACAAATCCAAGTTTGATGAGAAGATCTAAATTTAATAGAGATCTTTACGAATAAAATTCCTTGATGACCTTAGATCGAACTATTGCTCGGTCTTCTTGAAATCAGGTTCTTCATACCCTCAAAACCTTCATAGATGGAGCCCAACTCGTGAGCAGTTTATTTGGCAGATTAAAGGATTTCGTCGGCATCCCAGAGTCGGATGACGATTATGATTACGTTGATGAATATGACGAAATTCAAAACGATGGGTATTCGGATCATTCTTATTCAGCAGAGTACTCCGAAGAACCCGTTGAAGTGGGTGAAGCGTTGAACAGTCAATCTGAGAAAGAACAGGGGTCTCAAGTGAATTCTAATACTAGCAATGTTGTAGGTATGCCCGGTGCCAGCCGCTTATGGGGATCTACCACTGAGGTTTTAGTGATGGAACCACGAGCATTCGAAGAAATGCCCCAAGTGATCCAAGCTTTACGTGAACGTAAGTCTGTGGTTCTCAATCTAACGATGATGGAACCTATTCAGGCTCAGCGAGCCGTGGATTTTGTAGCAGGTGCAACTTATACCATTGACGGCCACCAAGAGCGTGTTGGAGATAGCATCTTCCTCTTCACCCCCAATTGTGTTCAGGTCAGCACCCATCTGGGTGTCGTTCATGAAGCACCTACTACACCTCATTTTTCACGTCCTACAACCACTGCATCTTGGAAAAATGATATGCAGATGAACCAGGCTATTGCCCAGTAAATAGCCATCTCTGGCTACTTTGGGGTTTTCTCAAAACTCAATACAGCAAGGAATCTCGACTAAGCTTTGGTAGACTGGTGCATTGTTTCTGCCATCTTCAGCTTAGGGGTATTCTAGTGAGTCAGTTTCGCGATCAGCTTGGCATCATTGGTGGTGGCGTTATGGCTGAAGCCATTTTGTCACGACTGCTTTCCCAAAAAATCTGTTCGCCAGAGCAGATTCAAGTAAGTGATATTTCCAAAGAGCGATTAGAGGTTCTAATCGGTCGCTATCAGATTCAGGGATCTACCCTTAATGATGCGGTTGCCTCCAACGCTCAGGTCTTGGTGTTGGCCATCAAACCTCAAATATTTCCAAAGGTCGCTGATCCCCTCGCATCGTCCATACCCGCTGGATGTTTAGTCCTTTCTATTTTGGCGGGGGTAACTTTGGGGACGTTAGAAGCAGCTTTTCCAGGATCCCCTGTGATTCGAGTTATGCCAAACACACCGGCTACAGTTGGGGCTGGAATAGCTGCGATCGCAGCAGGTAACCATGCGAATCAAACGCACCTAGATCTTGCTCATCAGCTTTTTAGCGCCGTTGGCCAGGCGGTTACCGTACCTGAATCATTAATGGATGCAGTCACCGGGCTATCGGGATCAGGGCCAGCTTATGTTGCCTTGGTGTTGGAAGCTCTTACGGATGGAGGCGTTTCGGTCGGTTTGCCTCGCCCCATTGCCAATCAATTAGCCCTGCAAACCCTTTTGGGCACGGCCAAATTAGTGGATGAAACGGGACTACATCCTGCCCAACTCAAGGATCAGGTTACGAGTCCAGGTGGTACGACGATTGCTGGGGTTGCGGCTCTAGAGCAAGCGGGACTTCGATCAGCCCTGATCAAAGCTGTTCAGGCTGCTTATCATCGCTCCTGTGAGCTCGGCCGAGGCTAAATCAAAATTGCCAGCTTCAACATTATGGGGATTGTAAGGCCGGCGCTGTTAACTCGAAGGCCAAAAAATCAGCCAGCCAATTTTTGATTTGATAGGTGGCTTGGCAATCATCCTCGTTGTATTCAACAATCGTATCGAGGAAATCGCGATCGCCCGTAGAAAGCCACTCACTATACCAGTAGATGGACTGGGCTCCATTCGCTTCGCTATTGCGCCATTGAAACCCTAGCCATCGCGCGATCAATTTCAAGGTATAACTTTCTACAGGCAGCACAACCGTGTGGGTCACATGAGCGTGCAAATCAATAAATCGCTCCAATAAAGGCTGAATGATCGTATCGGGGTTACCATACAAGGCTGCTAAGCGTTCAACGGTTTGAACTTCGTAGGCACAAAAATGGTAAATCGGTGCTTGGGGATAGGCCAACACTAAATCCAAGAACTGCTGCCATGCCTGCTCTTCCTGGTGAGGTTGATCGGCTAAGAGGGGATAAAAGATCTCGGTTTGGTTTTCTCGATCGACGACTAATACCCCATGCAGATAGGCCAAATTGAGACTGGGTTCTGCTTCGATATCGAAGTAGAGTTCGATGGGAGCAGGGGAAATTTGGGTGGCTATTGCGCTAACTTCACTGGCCGCAAACACTACAGGAGCCTGCTTAGCAAATGCCTGGGCCTGACAAATGAGTTTGTTAGCAACCTCTCGACCAAATCCCGTCACCTCAGCCAATTGGGTGGGATTCGCAATCGCTAAATCTTCTACGGTCGCTAAATTATGAGCTTGGAGGATGGGATAGCGGCTGGGGGTAACCCCTGGTAATAAGGATAAATGTTGATCTTGTTGAGCAATTTGATAGCAGTGGGATAGCCATCCACACAAGCTGCAGCGATTACTGACAATAAAGACCTCGGGCTCATGTTGGGTTTGGATTATCTCGACAAGTTCCAGAAGTAATTGATCTAGCTTCGGCTGATTAATGGGCAGGTTAACGGCATAGAGCCCTCGTTCCCGCAGGTACAGATAGGACTCCTCTGGCCAAACCCCTTGTATGGTCGCCAGCAGATAAGCATGAAAGGTTGCCAAGATTTGATATTCCAGCTTGGGACGTTTACTCAGGCGAATATCCGTCGGCACATATTGCCAATCTCCAAAATCTGAGGTTCCCTCGGTTTTAGTGAGGAGATCGGGAATACTTTGATAGGCAACGCCATTGCCTTGATCCATCCAGAGAACGCCCCGCCGAATATAGGGAGCGCCAGCCTGCATCAGGGCTAACGTTGCATGGGCCCCTGCTTGCCAGTCATATTTGGGATAGTCTGGTTGAACCCAGGATTGACGCGCGAAAAAGGTCTGTTGATGCTCAAGGCGATCCTGCCGAAGTTTGTTGAGAAAATCGCTAGGCGCAGACTTATGAGTTTTGTCTTCATAGACATCCAGATACGCTTGTCGATGACAACGCTGGTAACTCAGTAATAATTGGGCGGTCAGCAGCATGCAGACACAATAATGGATTTCCCTGAAGGAATCTTAACAAATCCTTCTGGTCAGCCGATAAATTCCCTTGACTGATATCGAGCAGCACAATAGGCTGAGAGCGATGTAATGGATACCGATGTTGTCGTGGCTCAGGTTATCTTTGAGGATGTCTATAAAAGTTTTCCGGCTCGTAAAGGTGATCGCACAGCCAATCCCACGTCCGTTGACCCCAATTTAAGTTCAACAACCTCCACTCAGCCTAAATCTAAGGACGATACCAAAAACGATACCGTTACCGTATTGCGCCGCATCAATTTTTCTGTTGAAGATGGGGAGTTTATGGTGCTGGTGGGTCCCTCAGGATGTGGGAAAAGCACGCTCTTACGCCTGATTGCAGGATTAGAGGACTTAACTGGGGGCAGTATCAGGATTGGCGATCGCAAAATCAATCACCTCCCCCCAAAAGCACGAGACATCGCCATGGTGTTTCAAAGTTACGCCCTTTATCCCCACATGAGCGTCTATAACAATTTAGCCTTTGGTCTCCGTCGTACCCAATCCCAGCGAGACCCTAAACGGCGCTCTATTTCTGCATCCCTACGCAGAAAACTAGAGTCTGGCTTAGTATCCGCGACCCGAATATTACCCAAGCCCTTCAGATATCGTTCCAAACGAGAAAAATTAATTGAGCAGACCGTCCATCAAGTTGCCGAAATCTTACAAATTGAGACTTTACTGGACCGCCTGCCCAAGCAACTCTCCGGGGGACAGAAGCAGCGAGTGGCTCTGGGGCGTGCCATGGCCCGTGATCCCCAAGTTTTTTTAATGGATGAACCCCTATCTAACCTGGACGCCAAGCTGCGAACTCAAACCCGAGCCCAAATCGTCAAACTCCAGCGACAACTCGGAACAACAACGGTCTATGTCACTCATGACCAAACGGAAGCCATGACCATGGGGGATCGAATTGCCGTTATGAATGCTGGGCAAATTCAGCAAATTGCTAGCCCTTTAGAGCTGTATAACCAGCCGATCAACCGATTTGTAGCCCAGTTCATTGGTTCTCCCCCTATGAACTTTATCTCCGTCCAGGTTCAATCGTCTCGAAACTTACAACATCCACAATTCACCCTCACCCTGCCAGAAGTGTGGGAAACGGTCCTCCAGAATTATCAAGGCCAAACCCTAACCTTAGGGATCCGCCCAGAACATCTGGATCTGGCATCCTCCCATTCCAGCAATATTCCCACCCAGGTCGAATTGGTTGAAGCCTTAGGCCATGAGACCTATCTGTCTTTACAGTTGACCCAGAACCATCAAATGCCCCAATCACCGGTCCCATTAATTGCCCGAATCAATCCTTATCAGCAAGTCAGCCTTGGCGAGCAGTTATGGTTCTCAGTTCAACTAGATAAGATTCATCTGTTTGATCAACAGACTGAAGCGGCAATCCGCCCTAGCCAATTACCAGCCCCAACCCATTAGTTTTAGCTCCTTTCCCATCGGTACTTTCTTTGACTCTGTGTTGTTGAATACGGAACTTGAAACGGGGTTCGATTAAGTTACCTCCCAGCATGGCCATACCTTACTTTTGGATGATGTGAAGCAAGTCGTTTGCTCGATAGGGCAGCTAACGCACCTGGGAACAATAGTAAGGAGAAGTTTAGTCGAGGGGGAAACAGAGCATGTCAATAACCATTAACCAAGCTAGAATGTGTACTCACTCAGAAGGGTAATCCTGTGTTTGTCCGGTTAGCCAATCAACACCGTGAATTTGTTCGAGACTTAGTCATGAACCTCCAAGCCCTAGCTATTGTGCTAGAACGTCGAGGATACGTGGCGTCTTGCTATACCTGCGGTGGCCAAATGAACAGTGCCTCCTTCATGGTGAGTTTAGGAGAAAATCATCTGATTCGGTTTTTAGTGTCCGACTATGGGATCACCTGGACCGAAATGCGAGATGACCGTGAACTCATGAAGTTGGAAGGGGCTGAAGCCATTAGCCAATTGCAAGAATTAGCCAACTTAATCAAATATGAGCAACCCGCCCAGAGCCCATCGTCTGTGCTGGCCGAGTCATAATCCTTAATTTATTCACCTCATTTGTCAAATTTGTCCCCATCTTGGACTTGTTCAGTCGATGATTTAGTCCAAATTCGTTGGTGAAATGTTACGCTGTATACCTAGTTAGCAGGGGGTAAATTGTGTAGTCATCTTGATCATTCAAGATTGACTCAATGGCAAACTGTCATGTTTCAATTACCACCCATCGAGGTTGCACTGTAACGTATGACCACTGCGAGTTCTGGCTGGCAACACCAGTTTATTCAAACTAATAAGATTCGGCTCCACTATGTCACCCAAGGTGAAGGCGATTTAGTTATTCTTCTCCATGGATTTCCTGAGTTTTGGTACTCTTGGCGGTATCAGCTTCCGGTTTTAGCCCGTCATTTCAAGGTTGTGGTTCCTGATCTACGGGGGTACAACGATTCAGACAAGCCGTCGAGTGGCTATGATATCGACACCCTCAGCGAGGATATTGTTGGTTTAATCCAGAACTTAGGTTATCGCTGTGCCCATATCGTTGGTCATGACACGGGCGGAATGATTGCCTGGAACTTGGCTCAAAAATTTCCCCAATATTTGCAGAACTTAGTTCTCTTGAATGCGCCTCATCCCCAGCGATTATTTCGAGAGTTTTCTAGCAACCTTGATCAGCTTCGCCGGAGCTGGTATCTGTTGGCTTTCCAGATCCCTGGGCTACCGGAATGGTTGATTCAATCCAATCTGCGCCAATTTCTCCAGGATTGGTTCCAGAAACAAGCCATTCGCAAAGCGGCCTTCTCTTCTGAGACCTTAGGGATTTATCAGGCTGCCCTAGAAAAACGCGGGGTCCTGTCTGCCGCGATTAACTATTATCGGCAGTTGCTGTCTCCCCAAGACTGGTTATCCAATTCGGATCGCAAACTATTGCCCATCCAAGTCCCTACTTTGGTGTTGTGGGGAGAAGATGACACGGTTTTAAGCCCCAACTTAGCACTGGGCTTTGAGCGGTTTGTACAGGCCCCATTTCGCCTCAAGTTTGTTCCTGAATGCGGCCATTGGATTCAGCAGGAAGTCCCCAAAATTGTGAATCGAGAGCTACTAGATTTTCTGCGTCAGAGTAAGCCCGCTTTTAGTTAGATTAAAACCTTTTTAGCTAATTGATTGGACTCAAGAAGCTATTTCAAAACAATGGATCGACAAGAAGCCTTACTTGCGTTGACTCAAGCAGGTCTTAAAGCAAATTACGCTGAAGGTCCTACCGGTTGTTTCCTAGGTGGAGAAAGTATACAAAGTAAGGGAGAGTTTTCCATTTACACTAATAGCTTTATGATCTGGAAAAACTCTGAATCTTGGGTTGCTGCGCTTCCTGGTTTAGGAAACACGGATATTGAAATTGAATGCTCTACCCTGAAAGAAGCGGTTGAAGCTGGGCGTAAGCACAGAATCGGGGATGTATGGCTCAAAGAAAAACGGGTCAAGGACAATAGATCCTGTACCCGAATCAAAAACTTGTCATGAGCCTAACATCGCAATTGCCAACCGTACTAGAGCATCACGAATTTCTAGAACAGGTCGAAGCACTCAAAGAAGCACCCAGCCTGAGTCAGATGGTTTATATCGTTCTGCAAATGGGTTTGTTTTTGGCTCGCTGGCTTCTGGAGGATGAACTCTCACGGCGAGCAAAAACAGTATTGGAATGGCCGAGGTGTCCCACTTGCGGAACCCGCTTGCACTCGAAGGGATGGGAATCTCGTCAGATGCAGACACTGGTGGGAAATATTGCCTGAAAGCGACGGGTGGGTCGTTGTCCCCACAGGTGTCCAGGTAGTCTATCCGCTCCTTTGGATCAATCCATTGGGATTACCTCCTATCAGCACAGCAGTGAAGAATTGGTTCGTCTAGGCTGCTTGTTAAGTCTATTTATGCCCTATGAACTGGCCAGTTGGATGCTGAGTCAGTGGAGTGGTTTATCCGTCAGCTCATCAAGCTTGTGGAGTTGGGTGCAAGTCATGGGCAACAAAGCTTATCAGGAGCTAGAGACTCAACTCAAAGCTCAAGCCTCAGGTGACCAGACTCCTTGTGAAGCGATTTCAGAGGTGTTGTCTGCTCTACCTTTGGCCATTGCTGCTGACGGTGTGATGGTGCCCTTTCGCCCCACCCCGAAAACCCCCAAGGGAAAAATCCAGTGGCGAGAAGTCAAAGTTGCTATCTTAGCCCGCCTAGGAACACGGGGCACCCGAGCACAAAAGCGTGTCCCCCAACTACTACGTCGAAGACTGGTGGCAGTATTGGGCGATATCGACCAGTTCATCCCCTTACTGCACCTCGAAGCCCGCAAACAAGACTTTGAATCGGCCCCAAGCGTCATCTGGTTGAGTGATGGGGGCGAGGCTTCTGGCGAGTCTACCGCACCTTGTTCTCTCACTGTGCTGTGGCAGTTCTCGATTTCTTTCATGCAGCAGGCCATCTTGCACGAGCAACAAAAGCGATGTTTGGGGATGCTCGCTCTGCTCAAGCCCAAGCCTGGTTTCGGCGCTGGCGACACCAATTGCGACATGGGCAACACCTATTAGTATTGCGGTCCTTGACGATGTTGATTCACTCACAATTGTTTACGGGCAAATCTTTTACGACGTTGCTCCAGGTACAGGCTTATTTCCAGCGCCATCTGCGACACATCCAATATCGCCACTTTGAACAACTACAGATACCGCTGGGGTCAGGAATGGTCGAAAGTGCTTGTAAGTGGCTGATTCAACAGCGCTTTAAGGGGGTTGGTATGCGCTGGAGTGAGGATGGTTTCAATCATCTACTCATGCTGCGGCTTGCCTGGGTCAATCAACGGTTTGACTCCCTATTCCCAGGGGTAACCATTCCGAAGTCTAAGGCATCCCCGATCCATTAGCTACGCCCGTTGAAGCTACATGCAATTTTTATGCTAAAGAACAACAAACAGATAATTAACTTATACTGCCAACGGCTGAGGGCTTAACATTTCAGATTGAGCTATAACTCTCTCTACCAAGGAATTTGAAGCTCATCTAAAAAGTAAACTTTCAACTCGTTCGGAGTATAATCACTAGTACAGCGACTAAACTCCACCTATAAGCGTTATCCAGGGATGTTTACTCTATGTTCTTCATCGCTAACTAGAGTTGCTGTCATTGAGTTCTCTCTTATCTAAATTAGACCTTATCGGAAACAGCTGAAAGCCTTACTGGGAAAGCGTTTTATTTTTGGAGAAAAATCGACCTCAAAGACTTACGACATAGACGTTTGAAGTTATTCTCACCCATTTTATTTCCGATAAGGTCTATTATTGCTCTTTCATTCCTTTTAGAGCACTTACGATCACCTGCCCCGGCACCTGATCAGTGATGTCAACCTCACCCAGTTGAGTGGGCAAGATAAACCGGACTTTGCCATCTTTAACTTTTTTATCCGTCAGCAGCACCTCTGCTACCGCTTCAATGGCAAAGTCAGTAGGGAGTTCAGTGGGCAATCCGGTTTTCTGAATCAGTTGGTGCTGACGTTGCGCGTCTTCAGCAGACCACCAATCTAGTTGGACGGCGATATCGGCAGCCGCCACCATGCCTAAAGCAACGGCCTCGCCATGATTAAACAAACGGTACCCCGTTAAACTTTCAATGGCATGGCCAATGGTATGACCGTAGTTAAGGATGGCCCGAAGCCCCGCTTCTTTTTCGTCCTGAGTGACGACATCTGCTTTGGCTTGAGCGGAGCGGGTGAGAATTTCCGTGAGGATGTCTGGTGGCATGTAGCGGTACTGATTGGTGCGATCGCAACCCTCCAACACCTCAAACAGCTCTAGATCCCAAATCACACCATATTTAATCACCTCAGCCATTCCCGCCCTAAATTCTCGACTGGCCAGGGTTTTTAAGGTATCGGGATCGATCAAAACCAACCGAGGCTGATAGAACGCCCCAATCAAATTTTTCCCTTTCGGGTGATTGACACCTGTTTTACCGCCAATGGAGGCATCCACCATAGCCAACAAACTGGTGGGGACTTGAACAAAGTTTATGCCACGCAACCAGGTTGCTGCAGCAAACCCCGTCATATCACCAATCACGCCGCCCCCAAGGGCAACGAGGGTGGACGAGCGCTCTAGTTTTAGGTCCAGGGCATAATCGTAAATCTTCTGAATGGAGCGGGGGGTTTTGTAGCGTTCCCCCGCTGGCAAGAGAAAATGTTCAACCTGGAACCCCACCTGGGCTAAAGCCCCTTGGACTATCTCCCCGTAGTGCTTCCAAATCTGAGGATTAGAAACGATCAGGACTTTTTGCCCCAACTTTACCGACTGCAGGGATCGATCCTGGAGCCAGGATCCCAGTTGGGCGAGACCACCGGATGCGATCGCAATTTGATACGGCTGTTGTGGTAAAGGGACGGGGATAAATGTCTGCTGCATGCCACTCCTGGAACTCCCTTGCCAGTGTGCCTTACAGGAACCCCTTCTGTCACTAGCAACTTTTTGGGGTGAGTTTTATTCCGCATTTAAACGATGGTTAATTTGACAAGTCAACCGACGGTGCAACTAAGTATGAGATTGTTGAAGAGAATCTCCATCTATTAAATACTTGTCAGAGAGTAGGGTACCTTAACCAAGAATAGGTATTGCCAAGGAGCAATATCTTGGCTAATTCCACCGATTAACCATATTGCATTCCAAGTCTGAGAGATTTTGCTAAAACTCCTCCACCAAAAACTAATGCCTCGGCGATCTTCTCTCCACGCTCGCTCCAAAAAGGGAAATCTCTCAACGGCAAGAGATTTAACCAGAATAGTGGGCGTAATCGTTGGACTATGCCTAGCTGTATTTCTCTTCACCCTCAGCGAGCACCCAAGCTTCGCTCAAAATTCGTCGGATCTGAATGAACTACAGGAGCGTCGGATACAAGTTGAGGAACAGCGTTCCAAAGTCACAAAACAACGGCAGCAAATTGAGAATCTTGAAGGGGCAGCCAAAAAACGCCTAGGCGGACTAGAGCGCAATATTCAGTTTACGGAAGGCCAAATCAAAGAGAACGAAGCCAAGCTGAAGCAGGCCAACGAAACACTGCAGAAAATAGAAGCAGACTTGACCAAAGCCGAGACGGCCTATAAGGAGAAGCAGGGCAATACCGTAGCCCGTCTCCGGGTCTTACAACGACAACGAGATTCCAGTACCTGGGTGGCTCTCTTACAGAGCAAATCCATCGAAGAACTGCTAGATCGCCGATATCAACTGCAACTCGTTTATAAATCCGATCGCACGTCCCTACTGGCCCTCAAAGATGAGAAAGAGAAGATTAACGACAAAAAGCTGTTAGCAGAGATCCAGAAAAACCAAATTTCCCTGTTATCAGAACAACTCCTCTATCAAAAAGCCAATTTCAAAGCTCAAGCCTCTGTTCAAAGTCAATTGGTCACCCGGTTAAAAAGCGATCGACGCGCTTTACAGGCGGCAGAACAACAACTCTCCCGAGATGTGAACAATATTTCTCAGGTGATTGCCCAGCGCATCGCTGAACAACAAGTAGCGTTCCGCTCCAATGCACCTGGCGTTCAGCAAGTTTTTGGGACGGGGCAAATGGTCAGACCTGTTGTTGGCCCCATTACCAGCAATTTTGGCTATCGCTCCCATCCCATTTTTGGAACAGGTCGGTTTCATGCGGGGACTGATTTTGGTGCCCCCACTGGCGCACCCATTTTTGCAGCAGATAGCGGCACGGTGATTGTGGCTGAATGGT
The genomic region above belongs to Acaryochloris sp. CCMEE 5410 and contains:
- a CDS encoding YggS family pyridoxal phosphate-dependent enzyme codes for the protein MPSPQPLTLTDRVISIQRSLPGSVRLIAVSKYMPTALIREAYDAGLRDFGESRVQEAIQKQAELQDLSELTWHLIGHLQSNKAKLAVRHFDWIHSVDSLALAQRLNRLVASEQNSPQLCLQVKPLPDPGKFGWTFAGLKADLPALKACAHLHWRGLMTILPMGLSSQEILNAFHETQQLAQDITQQSPEDFTLHELSMGMSNDYQLAVQAGATMVRVGRRLFGDRPRP
- a CDS encoding DUF1815 family protein, giving the protein MFVRLANQHREFVRDLVMNLQALAIVLERRGYVASCYTCGGQMNSASFMVSLGENHLIRFLVSDYGITWTEMRDDRELMKLEGAEAISQLQELANLIKYEQPAQSPSSVLAES
- a CDS encoding ABC transporter ATP-binding protein, with amino-acid sequence MDTDVVVAQVIFEDVYKSFPARKGDRTANPTSVDPNLSSTTSTQPKSKDDTKNDTVTVLRRINFSVEDGEFMVLVGPSGCGKSTLLRLIAGLEDLTGGSIRIGDRKINHLPPKARDIAMVFQSYALYPHMSVYNNLAFGLRRTQSQRDPKRRSISASLRRKLESGLVSATRILPKPFRYRSKREKLIEQTVHQVAEILQIETLLDRLPKQLSGGQKQRVALGRAMARDPQVFLMDEPLSNLDAKLRTQTRAQIVKLQRQLGTTTVYVTHDQTEAMTMGDRIAVMNAGQIQQIASPLELYNQPINRFVAQFIGSPPMNFISVQVQSSRNLQHPQFTLTLPEVWETVLQNYQGQTLTLGIRPEHLDLASSHSSNIPTQVELVEALGHETYLSLQLTQNHQMPQSPVPLIARINPYQQVSLGEQLWFSVQLDKIHLFDQQTEAAIRPSQLPAPTH
- the aroB gene encoding 3-dehydroquinate synthase → MQQTFIPVPLPQQPYQIAIASGGLAQLGSWLQDRSLQSVKLGQKVLIVSNPQIWKHYGEIVQGALAQVGFQVEHFLLPAGERYKTPRSIQKIYDYALDLKLERSSTLVALGGGVIGDMTGFAAATWLRGINFVQVPTSLLAMVDASIGGKTGVNHPKGKNLIGAFYQPRLVLIDPDTLKTLASREFRAGMAEVIKYGVIWDLELFEVLEGCDRTNQYRYMPPDILTEILTRSAQAKADVVTQDEKEAGLRAILNYGHTIGHAIESLTGYRLFNHGEAVALGMVAAADIAVQLDWWSAEDAQRQHQLIQKTGLPTELPTDFAIEAVAEVLLTDKKVKDGKVRFILPTQLGEVDITDQVPGQVIVSALKGMKEQ
- a CDS encoding alpha/beta fold hydrolase, encoding MTTASSGWQHQFIQTNKIRLHYVTQGEGDLVILLHGFPEFWYSWRYQLPVLARHFKVVVPDLRGYNDSDKPSSGYDIDTLSEDIVGLIQNLGYRCAHIVGHDTGGMIAWNLAQKFPQYLQNLVLLNAPHPQRLFREFSSNLDQLRRSWYLLAFQIPGLPEWLIQSNLRQFLQDWFQKQAIRKAAFSSETLGIYQAALEKRGVLSAAINYYRQLLSPQDWLSNSDRKLLPIQVPTLVLWGEDDTVLSPNLALGFERFVQAPFRLKFVPECGHWIQQEVPKIVNRELLDFLRQSKPAFS
- the proC gene encoding pyrroline-5-carboxylate reductase, whose product is MSQFRDQLGIIGGGVMAEAILSRLLSQKICSPEQIQVSDISKERLEVLIGRYQIQGSTLNDAVASNAQVLVLAIKPQIFPKVADPLASSIPAGCLVLSILAGVTLGTLEAAFPGSPVIRVMPNTPATVGAGIAAIAAGNHANQTHLDLAHQLFSAVGQAVTVPESLMDAVTGLSGSGPAYVALVLEALTDGGVSVGLPRPIANQLALQTLLGTAKLVDETGLHPAQLKDQVTSPGGTTIAGVAALEQAGLRSALIKAVQAAYHRSCELGRG
- a CDS encoding murein hydrolase activator EnvC — protein: MPRRSSLHARSKKGNLSTARDLTRIVGVIVGLCLAVFLFTLSEHPSFAQNSSDLNELQERRIQVEEQRSKVTKQRQQIENLEGAAKKRLGGLERNIQFTEGQIKENEAKLKQANETLQKIEADLTKAETAYKEKQGNTVARLRVLQRQRDSSTWVALLQSKSIEELLDRRYQLQLVYKSDRTSLLALKDEKEKINDKKLLAEIQKNQISLLSEQLLYQKANFKAQASVQSQLVTRLKSDRRALQAAEQQLSRDVNNISQVIAQRIAEQQVAFRSNAPGVQQVFGTGQMVRPVVGPITSNFGYRSHPIFGTGRFHAGTDFGAPTGAPIFAADSGTVIVAEWYGGYGNAVIIDHGNGLTTLYGHCNELYVTVGQGVQRGQTIAAVGSTGLSTGPHLHFEVRVQGEPTEPLAYL
- a CDS encoding cell division protein SepF; its protein translation is MSSLFGRLKDFVGIPESDDDYDYVDEYDEIQNDGYSDHSYSAEYSEEPVEVGEALNSQSEKEQGSQVNSNTSNVVGMPGASRLWGSTTEVLVMEPRAFEEMPQVIQALRERKSVVLNLTMMEPIQAQRAVDFVAGATYTIDGHQERVGDSIFLFTPNCVQVSTHLGVVHEAPTTPHFSRPTTTASWKNDMQMNQAIAQ
- a CDS encoding TM0106 family RecB-like putative nuclease — protein: MLLTAQLLLSYQRCHRQAYLDVYEDKTHKSAPSDFLNKLRQDRLEHQQTFFARQSWVQPDYPKYDWQAGAHATLALMQAGAPYIRRGVLWMDQGNGVAYQSIPDLLTKTEGTSDFGDWQYVPTDIRLSKRPKLEYQILATFHAYLLATIQGVWPEESYLYLRERGLYAVNLPINQPKLDQLLLELVEIIQTQHEPEVFIVSNRCSLCGWLSHCYQIAQQDQHLSLLPGVTPSRYPILQAHNLATVEDLAIANPTQLAEVTGFGREVANKLICQAQAFAKQAPVVFAASEVSAIATQISPAPIELYFDIEAEPSLNLAYLHGVLVVDRENQTEIFYPLLADQPHQEEQAWQQFLDLVLAYPQAPIYHFCAYEVQTVERLAALYGNPDTIIQPLLERFIDLHAHVTHTVVLPVESYTLKLIARWLGFQWRNSEANGAQSIYWYSEWLSTGDRDFLDTIVEYNEDDCQATYQIKNWLADFLAFELTAPALQSP
- the pipX gene encoding transcriptional coactivator PipX yields the protein MITETYLNHPTFGLLYSLCVIDAKSALYTTLYAQRLFFLVSTSAEQLEFSPITRQEAKVAVESRLRLLRRSGTRQDYDQLQLVHQQTFQ